CTCCTCTATGCCCACCAACCTCATACCACGGAGTTATCTTTACCTGCCCCGTCTCCTTGAAATAATCTGCAACGCTCTGGTGCAGAAAGGAATCTGAGGCAAGATAGCCATAAGGATGGTCATGTTTGACCTTGAACTCCCAGGCATTCCCTAATCCAAGATAAAGAAACGCCGAAAGGACAAGGACGATAATGCCTGCCTCAAGCCCTTTTTTCACATCCATACGAACAGTTAAAGAAGCCGAGTTTAAAAGAATTGCTCTAGACCCAAATCTCCTTATCCCTAAACTTGATGAGCCCCTCCTCAGAAAGCTCCAAACACAATTCCCGAATAAACCGGAGAGGCGTCTTTAATTGTTTTGAAACATCCTGCGTACGAAGATTCCCTTTCAGCGCCATCTTCACAATCTGGCTCCTGTACCATCTTCTGCTTCCTTCAAACTTCCCTTGTTTCCCCAGTGAAGAGACTCCAGTCTTCCTTGCTGTTGCAACCATTGCTCCATAATCCATCAATGCATTATGCCAGATTCTTGATTTTCCCTTGGGGATAAGCTCTTTTGCAATCTTCTCCAATTCCATAAAAGAAATTCTTTCATCCAATCCAAACTCATGGATCAAGATCCTCCGGATATTGGTATCAACAACAGGAACTGCTTTATTAAACGCAAAAGCCAAAACAGCCCTGCTGGTATACGGCCCAATCCCTGGCAAACTCCGCAGATCCGCCTCATTCTTTGGAAATTCCCCTCCAAACCTCTCAACAATCTCCTGGCAAGCTCTCTTGAGACTGATTGCCCTTCTGTTATACCCCAATCCTGACCAAAGCAGCAGCAACTCCCTATCATTCGCCTTGCTCAACGCAAAAACATTTGGATATCTCTCCACAAATGCCGAATACTTCGGAACAACCCTCTCTGTCTGTGTCTGCTGGAGCATCACCTCAGAGACGAGAATCTTGTACGGATCCTTTGTTTTTCTCCAGGGAAAATCCCTCCCCAGCTTCGCGTAATGACCCAATATTTTGTTTTGAACGCGTTTGATCGCCATACAATCGCATACCTCCTATCCCTTATTTATGCTTTGCTTTGCATATCTTAATAGGTTGAGCCAGAAATCTCCGCAGTTTACTGCGTGAGATGAATGGCTCAGTAAACTATTTCTACTACAAAAATAAAAAAATGCGTGGCGAACGAATTTTTGCGCCACGCACTAACATCTCAAGTTAGCGTGAGCTTTCTTCGCCGGAGCGCGAGCAAAATGGCAACCCTTGAAATGAAACATTATGCCCACAAAGTCGACGTGAACGTGCATCATCTGGAATGGTGCACAAAGTACCGCTACAAGATGTTTAAGCAGGAAGAGTATAAAAATCTAGCTGAAGAAATTTTGCGCGAGACCGCGCAAAGGCATAATATCCTCTTCCGCGAACTGTTTGTTATGCCTGAGCACATCCACGCAAGCGTTGAAGCTCCAATGTCAATGAGCCAAAGCAAAGTGCTTCAGTTGCTTAAAGGAAATCTGAGCTATCAATTATTTCGGCGGCAGCCGAAATTCCGGCTGCGCTATCCGCAGGGGCATTTCTTCAGCCCAGGAGCTTATGCTGGCAGCGTCGGCTACAACACGGTTGATGTCGTCGACAGCTATGTAAGAAATCAGGCAGACATACACCAGATGCGCCTGCCGTCGTTCACGTCAGGAAGCCCCGCACTTTAGTGCGGGGAGGAGGTCACTAAATAAATCAGTATTCTTTCTATGTATGTACCGTCTCGAAAAAATGATATATACCCTTTTGGAGAATATGCATAGAGAAGAGTTGGAGAACAACCTTAAAGCAATGCAATATGTAGGCTGGCCCGATGCCGAGTTACTCACAACTCCACGTGACATGCTGCTTGAAATGAAGAATTTGAGTGCATCCCATCACGAAGGCCTGGTTTCATTAACTGATTATTATGCTCTTGATTTCAACGCCGCGAAGCCTAAAAGGCCGCGTACGGGGTATATTGTTAAAGCTGTAGGAATGGTAGTTGACAGAGTACTCGCTGGCGCGTTCCCAGACCGCTATAGGATAGATTTAGTGGCGATCTCGCATATCGAAAGCATCAAAGGAAAAGTTCCCCACAAAATCATTACAGTCACGAATGGAGAGAAAAACCTTGAATGCTATGTTGATATGCACCCAGAACTTATCTCCCATAAATTTGAGCATTATTTATCTCAGGCGTTCATTCATCAGGGGGTGGATAATATTATCGTCGGCAAGCCAAAAAAGAACAGGACAAGATTATTCTCTATTAATCCCTACTCGGGCGATAAACATAAAGAGCCCGTAATCCCAGACCAAGCGATGCCCTATCTTCTTTCACTGCTTGCCGCATGATTACAAAATTCTTTTCTTTTTAAGACTCCATTATACTCCTTTACCCTAATCAACCTTCCTAAAAACGCAAAAAACCAAGCATAGAAACCTTTATAAACCGCCTCCTATTCTTGTGAATCCATATCGGGGCTGTGGGGTAACTTGGTCAATCCTTTCTGGTTTGGGACCAGACGATCCCGGTTCAAAGCCTGTGGGTGAAAGTCCGGGCAGCCCCAGTTGAACAATGGCTAACACGACACGACGCTTTGGAGCCCGCTACGGAATCAAGGTCAGAAAAAACGTCGAAAAAATTGAAGTAATTCTCAGGCGAAAGCACGTCTGCCCCTATTGCAAGGCTCCTGCAGTCAGGCGCAAAGCAGTTGGCATTTGGAGCTGCCGTAAATGCAAGTCAGTCTTCACTGCCCGTGCTTATGACTCTATTAAGACAGTCATAGCTTCAGGAAAAACATCGGAGCCTAAATGACATCCTATAAATGCTTTACCTGCAATAAGCGCATAGGCTTTGAAAGCCTTGGAAAGCGGATCAGATGCCAGTATTGCGGCTCAAAGATGCTTTTTAAGCCGAGATCCAAGCCTACACAGGTAAAGGCGCGGTAACATGGCCGATAAATCAACACAGCAGAAAATAGAGCAACTGCAGCAGTTCGAGCAGAGCCTGCAGAACTTTCTTGCCCAGAAGCAGAGCTTTGAATCGCAGCGCATTGAGCTGGACGCAGCCCAAAAAGAGCTTGAGTCTGTTGATGAAGCCTACAAGCTCATCGGAAATATCATGGTCCTCAAGAAGAAAACCTCCCTTACTGATGATATTGCCGAAAAAAAGAAAATAGCAGACCTTCGCATCAAATCAATCGAAAAGCAGGAGGAAACTCTTAGAAAGCGGGCCAAGGAGCTCCAAGCCGAAGTGCTCGGTGCTATGAAAAAGGAACCATGAACCAGTTTATTGAGATTATCGAAATCCTGAAAACATTGCAGGATGATGCGGCTGTTCCAAAGAACATACGCCTGAGAGTGCAGGGAACTGTCACAATCCTGGAAAGCGGTGAGGAATCCT
The DNA window shown above is from Candidatus Nanoarchaeia archaeon and carries:
- a CDS encoding Fe-S cluster assembly protein HesB, translating into MAIKRVQNKILGHYAKLGRDFPWRKTKDPYKILVSEVMLQQTQTERVVPKYSAFVERYPNVFALSKANDRELLLLWSGLGYNRRAISLKRACQEIVERFGGEFPKNEADLRSLPGIGPYTSRAVLAFAFNKAVPVVDTNIRRILIHEFGLDERISFMELEKIAKELIPKGKSRIWHNALMDYGAMVATARKTGVSSLGKQGKFEGSRRWYRSQIVKMALKGNLRTQDVSKQLKTPLRFIRELCLELSEEGLIKFRDKEIWV
- the tnpA gene encoding IS200/IS605 family transposase, giving the protein MATLEMKHYAHKVDVNVHHLEWCTKYRYKMFKQEEYKNLAEEILRETAQRHNILFRELFVMPEHIHASVEAPMSMSQSKVLQLLKGNLSYQLFRRQPKFRLRYPQGHFFSPGAYAGSVGYNTVDVVDSYVRNQADIHQMRLPSFTSGSPAL
- the rpl37ae gene encoding 50S ribosomal protein L37ae (structural models have indicated that the folded zinc-finger motif interacts mainly with domain III of 23S rRNA, whereas the amino-terminal region of L37 interacts primarily with domain II), which codes for MANTTRRFGARYGIKVRKNVEKIEVILRRKHVCPYCKAPAVRRKAVGIWSCRKCKSVFTARAYDSIKTVIASGKTSEPK
- a CDS encoding DNA-directed RNA polymerase subunit P, which translates into the protein MTSYKCFTCNKRIGFESLGKRIRCQYCGSKMLFKPRSKPTQVKAR
- a CDS encoding prefoldin subunit, encoding MADKSTQQKIEQLQQFEQSLQNFLAQKQSFESQRIELDAAQKELESVDEAYKLIGNIMVLKKKTSLTDDIAEKKKIADLRIKSIEKQEETLRKRAKELQAEVLGAMKKEP
- a CDS encoding UPF0147 family protein, with the protein product MNQFIEIIEILKTLQDDAAVPKNIRLRVQGTVTILESGEESSIKINKALNELEDLADDSNMQSYIRTQLWNVVSSLEKLTAL